A genome region from Camelina sativa cultivar DH55 chromosome 10, Cs, whole genome shotgun sequence includes the following:
- the LOC109126896 gene encoding uncharacterized protein LOC109126896, with translation MVPPITNQKLNSIQQGSLDVTSYYTLLVTLWEEYKNSVELPVCTCRKCECNAAALWEKLQERGRVTKFLMGLNASYEATRRHILMLKPIPSIEEAFNMVTSDERQKTILPKPDSMIFQTSAPAPAPAQDNVAYAAIQNSYRPRGSRPICTHCGHTGHVIQKCFKLHGYPPGYIPGFKSTFANYPGSHRPSAPAAQSRGQSSITPHPQTHAVANVVTEQIPSYSQSTPANTANFDVSTLTGDQIQSLLQQLNAQVKTSEGPVSSSQASSITEHGAMAIQSTSGNTFSFPSSSLRFENDCLTFQHQCLSSLSKHIPHGSWIIDTGATSHVYSDLAFFSETVTVLGVTVSLPNEAKVDIKHCGTVKLTNTLILHNVLHVPSFTFNLISISCLLQHNHGSAHFFPDHCYLQESIQGLMIGRGFLLHNLYVLQHDSSSVSITPSSSSASASPSASTHFTGSLEVDGHLWHQRLGYPSHDKLKLLTGILPSSDLRHVTPCDVCLLAKQKRLPYISNNHLSPFPFDLVHLDIWGPFSIESVEGFRYFLTIVDDCTRATWVYLLRNKSDVTSIFPAFIQYVFTQYKKKIKKIRTDNAPELASTDLVKTHGMIHQFSCAYTPQQNSIVERKHQHLLNVTRALFFQSHVPLAYWTDCLLTAVFLINITPSPLMLNRTPYELLNVKKPDYTFLRTFGCLCYVSTNSKDRHKFSSRADKCVFLGYSFGYKGYKVLHLDSNVVSISRNFVFHETIFPFVETRLNTSVHDPFDMSILPLDIPHNIDYFHHPVPHTSSTSHASTSDASHNTTNSNPTGAPSVVGTVPAETTIVSPSNVRPRRSSRELVYLSDYHCSLNQISSSSSLSTLSTSPKKLTTPYPLSSYLSDSNLKPSYKSYILSVTRETEPKIFKEAIASLKWT, from the exons ATGGTTCCACCGATTACGAATCAG AAGTTGAACTCCATTCAGCAAGGATCATTGGATGTTACTTCTTATTATACTCTCTTAGTGACTTTATGGGAGGAGTACAAGAATTCTGTTGAGTTACCAGTCTGTACTTGTAGAAAATGTGAGTGCAATGCAGCTGCTTTATGGGAGAAGTTACAGGAACGAGGTCGAGTGACAAAATTCCTGATGGGGCTTAATGCGTCTTATGAAGCTACTCGAAGACATATCCTCATGTTGAAACCTATACCAAGCATCGAGGAAGCTTTCAACATGGTGACTTCTGATGAAAGACAGAAGACCATTCTGCCAAAGCCTGATAGTATGATTTTTCAGACCTCTGCTCCTGCTCCTGCTCCTGCACAAGATAATGTCGCTTATGCTGCTATTCAGAACAGTTATCGTCCTAGGGGCTCTCGACCTATCTGTACTCACTGCGGTCACACTGGACATGTGATTCAAAAATGCTTTAAGTTGCATGGTTATCCACCGGGTTATATACCAGGATTCAAGAGCACCTTTGCTAACTATCCGGGGAGTCATCGTCCTTCTGCACCAGCTGCTCAATCTCGTGGACAATCTTCCATTACTCCTCATCCTCAGACTCATGCTGTTGCTAATGTCGTCACGGAGCAGATTCCATCTTACTCGCAGTCCACTCCTGCTAATACTGCCAATTTTGACGTTAGCACTCTTACTGGTGATCAGATACAATCTCTCCTTCAACAGTTGAATGCTCAGGTTAAAACTTCAGAAGGTCCAGTTTCATCTTCTCAAGCCTCGTCTATTACAGAACATGGTGCTATGGCTATACAATCTACTTCTGGTAAcactttctcttttccttcttcctccttACGTTTTGAGAATGACTGCCTTACCTTTCAACATCAATGCTTATCCTCTCTATCTAAACACATTCCTCATGGTAGCTGGATTATAGATACTGGAGCAACTAGTCATGTTTACTCTGATTTGGCCTTTTTTAGTGAAACAGTTACCGTCTTAGGAGTTACAGTCTCATTACCGAATGAGGCTAAGGTGGATATAAAACATTGTGGGACAGTTAAACTGACAAATACTCTCATTTTACATAATGTTCTGCATGTGCCAtctttcacattcaatctcaTTTCTATTAGCTGTCTTTTGCAGCATAATCATGGCTCTGCTCACTTTTTTCCTGATCATTGTTATCTTCAGGAGTCTATTCAGGGCTTGATGATTGGTAGAGGCTTTTTGTTGCATAACCTTTACGTCCTTCAGCATGATTCATCGTCTGTTTCTATCACTCCGTCATCGTCATCTGCATCTGCATCACCATCTGCATCTACTCATTTCACTGGATCCTTGGAAGTCGACGGACATCTTTGGCATCAACGCCTTGGATATCCCTCTCATGACAAGTTAAAGCTTCTTACTGGTATTTTACCTTCTTCTGATCTTAGGCATGTCACCCCTTGTGATGTCTGTCTGTTAGCCAAACAGAAACGTCTTCCTTACATTTCAAATAATCACTTATCACCTTTTCCTTTTGACTTAGTTCATCTAGACATTTGGGGGCCTTTTTCCATTGAATCTGTAGAaggttttagatattttctcaCCATAGTTGATGATTGTACTAGAGCTACTTGGGTTTACCTATTAAGAAATAAAAGTGATGTTACTTCTATATTTCCAGCTTTTATACAGTATGTCTTTACtcaatataaaaagaaaattaagaaaattaggACAGATAATGCTCCTGAACTTGCTTCCACTGATCTTGTTAAGACTCATGGCATGATTCACCAGTTTTCATGTGCTTATACACCTCAACAAAACTCTATTGTAGAACGTAAGCATCAACATCTTCTTAACGTTACTAGAGCTCTTTTCTTTCAATCTCATGTTCCTCTTGCATATTGGACAGATTGTCTTCTTACTGCTGTTTTCCTTATCAATATAACTCCTTCACCCTTAATGCTTAATCGCACTCCTTATGAACTCCTTAACGTTAAGAAACCGGATTATACCTTTTTACGAACTTTTGGCTGTCTGTGTTATGTCTCTACGAACTCTAAAGATAGACATAAATTTAGTTCTCGCGCTGATAAATGTGTGTTTTTAGGCTATTCTTTTGGTTACAAAGGTTACAAAGTTCTTCATTTAGATAGTAATGTGGTCTCTATTTCTCGTAATTTTGTCTTTCATGAGACTATTTTCCCTTTTGTTGAAACTCGATTGAATACTAGTGTTCATGATCCTTTTGACATGTCCATTTTACCATTAGATATTCCTCACAATATAGACTATTTTCATCATCCTGTTCCTCATACATCTAGTACATCTCATGCTTCTACATCTGATGCATCACATAATACCACCAATAGTAATCCTACTGGTGCCCCATCGGTTGTTGGGACTGTACCTGCTGAGACAACCATTGTTTCACCATCAAATGTCAGACCAAGGCGATCTTCTAGAGAACTAGTTTATCTTTCTGACTATCACTGTTCTCTTAACcaaatctcttcttcctcttcattatCCACTCTTTCCACTTCCCCTAAAAAACTTACCACTCCTTATCCTTTATCTTCATACCTTTCTGATTCTAACCTCAAACCATCCTACAAATCGTATATTCTTTCTGTTACTCGCGAGACAGaacctaaaatttttaaagaagcTATAGCATCTCTGAAGTGGACGTAG
- the LOC104719628 gene encoding uncharacterized protein LOC104719628 yields the protein MAVSSAVVYSWPAMLGSCGQVRSKRWGVKCQLSHVKPAKYSSKISTDIALNESPQASFDDYLEDKSRVFEAMFPDKPQNHRLNEEEWRIQMLPIKFFFLTAWPVVVMRIRCKSNGQDYPSGIPLDTTKVLELNMTTWELKGLDRGMEPTNFTLGVKGALYPDRRGRRTRLKGRLETSISFVLPSVLALVPEDVRRTMANAILTGLVENMKHKVIESLVADYSKFKYERKIHN from the exons ATGGCGGTAAGCTCTGCGGTGGTGTATTCGTGGCCGGCGATGCTTGGAAGTTGCGGGCAGGTGAGATCAAAACGGTGGGGAGTGAAGTGTCAGTTGTCACATGTAAAACCTGCTAAGTATTCATCTAAAATATCTACCGATATCGCTCTCAACGAGTCTCCTCAG GCGTCGTTCGATGATTATTTGGAGGACAAATCGAGGGTTTTTGAAGCAATGTTTCCGGATAAACCCCAAAACCATAGGCTTAACGAG GAAGAATGGAGAATACAAATGTTGCCaataaaatttttctttcttactgcTTGGCCAGTGGTGGTCATGCGAATTAGATGCAAATCAAACGGTCAGGATTACCCATCGGGCATACCTCTAGACACAACCAAAGTTCTTGAGCTCAACATG ACGACATGGGAGCTCAAAGGGCTAGACCGAGGAATGGAACCAACTAATTTCACTCTCGGAGTCAAAGGAGCATTGTACCCAGACCGACGTGGAAGGCGCACAAGGCTCAAAGGTCGACTAGAAACGAGCATTAGTTTCGTGCTTCCTTCCGTTCTCGCACTGGTGCCAGAAGATGTCAGGAGAACCATGGCCAACGCG ATTTTGACCGGTTTGGTGGAGAACATGAAGCATAAGGTTATTGAGAGCTTGGTCGCTGATTATAGTAAATTCAAATATGAAAGGAAAATACACAACTAG
- the LOC104719626 gene encoding uncharacterized protein LOC104719626, giving the protein MAANSAVISPGMFRSYHRPVIVTTEVRSVIRSRVKCQVSSVKPATYSSRLSTDIPLHESPQAFFDEYLDNKSRVFEAMFPDKPRSHRLNEDEWRIQMLPINFLFLTVWPVVDMRLRCKSNGQDYPPNVPLDISKVLELNMMRWKLQGLDRVMEPSDFSLEVKGALYPDRRGKHTRLRGQLEMNISFVLPPVLELVPEDVRRNLANAVLTGLVENMKHKVNGSLLADYSKFKNERKLQK; this is encoded by the exons ATGGCGGCGAACTCTGCGGTTATATCGCCGGGGATGTTCAGAAGTTACCACCGGCCGGTTATAGTGACGACGGAGGTCAGATCAGTTATCAGGTCGAGAGTGAAGTGCCAAGTGTCATCCGTAAAACCCGCCACGTATTCATCGAGACTCTCCACTGATATTCCTCTCCACGAGTCTCCTCAg GCTTTCTTTGATGAGTATTTGGATAATAAATCGAGAGTGTTCGAAGCAATGTTTCCAGATAAACCAAGAAGCCATAGACTTAACGAG GACGAATGGAGGATTCAGATGTTACCAATAAACTTCCTCTTCCTCACTGTGTGGCCTGTGGTGGATATGAGGTTAAGATGCAAATCCAACGGTCAAGATTATCCGCCAAACGTACCTTTAGATATATCCAAAGTTCTTGAGCTCAACATG atgaGATGGAAGCTTCAAGGGCTTGACCGAGTAATGGAACCGTCTGATTTCAGTTTGGAAGTCAAAGGAGCATTGTATCCTGACCGAAGAGGAAAACACACGAGGCTCAGAGGTCAGCTAGAGATGAATATAAGCTTTGTGCTACCTCCAGTTCTCGAATTGGTACCTGAAGATGTTCGGAGAAACTTGGCCAATGCG GTTTTGACCGGTTTAGTGGAGAATATGAAGCATAAGGTTAATGGGAGCTTGCTTGCTGATTATAGCAAATTCAAGAATGAAAGAAAATTACAGAAGTAA
- the LOC104719627 gene encoding vesicle transport v-SNARE 11, translating into MSDAFDGYERQYCELSASLSKKCSSAIALDGEQKKQKLSEIKSGLDNAEVLIRKMDLEARSLPPNLKSSLLVKLREFKSDLNNFKTEVKRITTGTLNAAARDELLEAGMADTKTASADQRSRLMMSTERLGRTTDRVKDSRRTMMETEDIGVSILQDLHSQRQSLLRAHDTLHGVDDNIGKSKKILTGMTRRMNKNKWTIGGIIIALIAAIILILYFKLTK; encoded by the exons ATGAGTGATGCGTTTGATGGATACGAGCGGCAGTATTGTGAGCTCTCGGCGAGTCTTTCTAAGAAATGTTCATCAGCTATTGCACTTGATGGAG AacagaagaagcagaagctCTCTGAAATCAAATCTGGGCTGGATAATGCGGAAGTATTG ATTAGGAAAATGGATCTTGAGGCAAGGAGCCTTCCACCAAATCTTAAGTCCAGCCTCCTTGTCAAATTAAGAGAATTCAAGTCTGATTTGAACAATTTCAAAACCGAAGTAAAGAGAATCACAACTGGAACCTTGAACGCTGCTGCTCGAGATGAGTTACTGGAAGCTGGTATGGCTGACACAAAAACG GCTTCGGCTGATCAAAGATCAAGATTAATGATGTCAACTGAGCGTTTGGGCCGAACCACTGACAGAGTCAAAGACAGTCGTAGAACAATGATGGAGACTGAAGATATCGGTGTTTCTATCCTCCAAGACTTGCACAGTCAGAGACAATCTCTCTTACGCGCCCACGACACG CTTCATGGAGTAGATGATAACATTGGAAAGAGCAAGAAGATCTTGACAGGCATGACAAGGAGGATGAACAAGAACAAATGGACCATTGGAGGCATTATCATAGCTTTGATTGCCGCCATTATCCTCATCTTGTACTTCAAACTCACCAAGTAA